The following are encoded in a window of Gemmatimonadales bacterium genomic DNA:
- a CDS encoding HAMP domain-containing protein yields MRTTPSAPNGRSSKRSSSRPKMSTDGIELEALLIVLTAVRKGDFSVRMPVSKTGVAGKIADTLNEIVELNQEMAREFERVSLAVGKEGRITQRAHLSGASGSWAASVTSVNTLIGDLVQPTSEVARVIGAVAKGDLSQTMGLDIEGRPLMGEFLRIGKTVNSMVDQLSSFASEVTRVAREVGTEGKLGGQARVKGVGGTWKDLTDNVNSMAGNLTAQVRNIAQVTTAVANGDLSKKITVDVKGEILELKNTINTMVDQLNSFASEVTRVAREVGTEGKLGGQAQVKGVGGTWKDLTDSVNSMAGNLTGQVRNIAEVTTAVANGDLSKKITVDVKGEILELKNTINTMVDQLNSFASEVTRVAREVGTEGKLGGQAEVRGVGGTWKDLTDNVNSMAGNLTAQVRNIAEVTTAVANGDLSKKITVDVKGEILELKNTINTMVDQLSSFASEVTRVAREVGTEGKLGGQAQVKGVAGTWKDLTDNVNSMAGNLTAQVRNIAEVTTAVARGELNKKITVDVKGEILELKNTINTMVDQLNSFASEVTRVAREVGTEGKLGGQAQVRGVGGTWKDLTDNVNSMAGNLTSQVRNIAEVTTAVARGELNKKITVDVKGEILELKNTINTMVDQLNSFASEVTRVAREVGTEGKLGGQAQVTGVAGVWKDLTDNVNSMAGNLTAQVRNIAQVTTAVANGDLSKKITVDVRGEILELKDTINTMVDQLNSFASEVTRVAREVGTEGKLGGQAYVKGVAGTWKDLTDNVNSMAGNLTAQVRNIADVTTAVARGELNKKITVDVQGEILELKNTVNTMVDQLNSFASEVTRVAREVGTEGKLGGQAQVVGVAGVWKDLTDNVNWMASNLTSQVRGIAKVVTAVANGDLKQELRVEVKGEIATLADTINGMTNTLATFADQVTNVAREVGVEGKLGGQARVPGTAGIWRDLTANVNQLAANLTTQVRAIADVATAVTKGDLTRSIAVEALGEVAELKDNINEMIRNLRDTTRKNMEQDWLKTNLAKFSRMLQGQRDLGAVSQLILSDLAPLVTAHHGAFYVVDTAGEQPTLKLLANYAYKDRKQASTEFRLGEGLVGQCAVDRRMLMIGRVPPDYVQISSGLGEAPPRNIVVLPVLFEGEVRAVLELATFDEFDEIRLTFLEQLAETIGIVLNTIGANMRTEELLKQSQALTESLQAQQEALTETNKRLEQQTRSLQKSEELLKKQQDELQKTNAELEEKAQLLSRGKTEVELKNKEVEQAKVALEEKAEQLALISKYKSEFLANMSHELRTPLNSLLILSQILSENADGNLTTKQVGFAQTIHSSGSDLLDLINDILDLSKIESGTMAVDVTAVPFGEVRRFVESTFRQVADLKGLQFTVELEPGLPAAIQTDTKRLQQVLKNLLSNAFKFTERGGVTLRASLATGGWNPEQEMLNGANAVVAFSVTDTGIGIPKEKHGVIFEAFQQGDTGTSRKYGGTGLGLSISRQITRLLGGEIRIESTPGAGSTFTLYLPLIYPAQPVQAPSLDGEGVGAVVPTDSEGFKGVASAPARIPLAPVVERAIPDDRAVIEDGDRILLIAEDDANFAQILLDLARERGFKGLVAQRADRALSLAREYQPTAVTLDLRLPDADGWTILDRLKHDPATRHIPVHIISVEENWQRGLRLGAIDFLTKPATRDSLSDALTTLHEFVDRPVKRLLVVEDDQAAQQSIVELIGDTDVQTTTASSGEEALAALQAGRFDCMVLDLGLPDMTGFQLITRVKGEIGLRKLPTVVYTGKQLTRREDAELRRLAESVVIKDANSPERLLDETSLFLHRVTANLPEGKRRMLEQLHRTDPMLTGRRVLIVDDDVRNIFALTTFLERSEMQVLHAESGRDGLARLQETPDIDVVLMDVMMPEMDGYETMRAIREMPKVRNLPIIAVTAKAMKGDREKCIEAGASDYIAKPVDMEQLLSLLRVWLYR; encoded by the coding sequence ATGCGAACCACGCCGTCGGCTCCCAACGGTCGTAGCTCGAAGCGCTCGTCCTCCCGCCCCAAGATGTCCACCGACGGCATCGAGCTCGAAGCCCTGCTGATCGTCCTCACCGCGGTGCGCAAGGGCGACTTCTCGGTGCGGATGCCGGTCTCCAAGACCGGGGTCGCGGGCAAGATCGCGGACACCCTGAACGAGATCGTCGAGCTCAATCAGGAGATGGCCCGGGAGTTCGAGCGGGTCAGCCTCGCCGTGGGCAAGGAGGGGCGGATCACCCAGCGGGCCCACCTGTCGGGCGCGAGCGGGTCCTGGGCCGCGTCGGTCACCTCGGTCAACACTCTCATCGGCGACCTGGTGCAGCCCACCAGCGAGGTGGCCCGGGTCATTGGGGCGGTGGCCAAGGGAGACCTCTCCCAGACCATGGGCCTGGACATCGAGGGCCGGCCCCTCATGGGAGAGTTCCTCCGGATTGGCAAGACGGTGAACTCGATGGTGGACCAGCTCAGCTCGTTCGCCTCCGAGGTCACCCGCGTCGCCCGCGAGGTGGGCACCGAGGGCAAGCTCGGCGGACAGGCACGGGTGAAGGGCGTGGGCGGCACCTGGAAGGACCTGACCGACAACGTGAACTCGATGGCGGGCAACCTCACCGCACAGGTCCGCAACATCGCCCAGGTGACGACGGCGGTGGCCAACGGCGACCTGTCGAAGAAGATCACGGTCGACGTGAAAGGCGAGATCCTGGAGCTCAAGAACACCATCAACACGATGGTGGATCAGCTCAACTCGTTCGCATCGGAAGTGACTCGCGTGGCGCGCGAGGTGGGGACCGAGGGCAAGCTAGGCGGCCAGGCGCAGGTCAAGGGCGTGGGTGGCACCTGGAAAGACCTCACGGACAGCGTCAACTCGATGGCGGGGAACCTGACCGGGCAGGTGCGGAACATCGCCGAGGTGACGACGGCGGTGGCCAACGGGGATCTCTCGAAGAAGATCACCGTGGACGTGAAGGGCGAGATCCTGGAGCTCAAGAACACGATCAACACGATGGTGGACCAGCTCAACTCGTTCGCGTCGGAGGTCACCCGGGTGGCGCGCGAGGTGGGCACCGAGGGCAAGCTGGGCGGGCAGGCCGAGGTTCGGGGAGTCGGCGGAACGTGGAAGGACCTGACGGACAATGTGAACTCGATGGCCGGCAACCTCACCGCGCAGGTCCGCAACATCGCCGAGGTCACCACGGCGGTGGCGAACGGCGACCTGTCGAAGAAGATCACGGTCGACGTGAAGGGCGAGATTCTCGAGCTCAAGAACACCATCAATACCATGGTGGATCAGTTGAGCTCGTTCGCATCCGAGGTCACCCGGGTGGCGCGCGAGGTGGGGACCGAGGGCAAGCTGGGCGGACAGGCACAAGTAAAGGGCGTCGCGGGTACCTGGAAAGACCTGACCGACAACGTGAACTCGATGGCCGGCAACCTCACCGCGCAGGTCCGCAACATCGCCGAGGTGACGACCGCGGTGGCCCGAGGCGAGCTCAACAAGAAGATCACGGTGGATGTGAAGGGCGAGATCCTCGAGCTCAAGAACACCATCAACACGATGGTGGACCAGCTCAACTCCTTCGCCTCGGAAGTCACCCGGGTGGCGCGAGAAGTCGGCACCGAAGGCAAGCTCGGTGGCCAGGCCCAGGTGCGCGGCGTGGGCGGCACGTGGAAAGACCTCACGGACAACGTGAACTCGATGGCCGGGAACCTCACCTCCCAGGTGCGCAACATCGCCGAGGTGACCACGGCAGTGGCCCGGGGCGAGCTCAACAAGAAGATCACGGTGGACGTGAAGGGCGAGATCCTGGAGCTCAAGAACACCATCAACACGATGGTGGACCAGCTCAACTCCTTCGCCTCGGAAGTCACTCGGGTGGCGCGAGAAGTCGGCACCGAAGGCAAGCTGGGGGGCCAGGCACAGGTGACCGGTGTCGCCGGGGTGTGGAAGGACCTGACCGATAATGTGAACTCGATGGCGGGCAACCTCACCGCGCAGGTCCGCAACATCGCCCAGGTGACGACCGCCGTGGCCAACGGCGATCTCTCGAAGAAGATCACGGTGGACGTCCGGGGCGAGATCCTCGAGCTCAAGGACACCATCAACACGATGGTGGACCAGCTCAACTCCTTCGCCTCGGAGGTGACCCGGGTGGCGCGCGAGGTGGGGACCGAGGGCAAGCTGGGCGGCCAGGCGTACGTCAAGGGCGTGGCCGGCACCTGGAAAGACCTGACCGACAACGTGAACTCGATGGCCGGCAATCTGACGGCCCAGGTCCGCAACATCGCCGACGTGACCACGGCGGTGGCCCGTGGCGAGCTCAACAAGAAGATCACGGTGGACGTGCAGGGTGAGATCCTGGAGCTCAAGAACACGGTGAACACCATGGTCGACCAGCTCAACTCGTTCGCCTCGGAAGTCACCCGGGTGGCGCGCGAGGTGGGCACCGAGGGCAAGCTGGGCGGGCAGGCGCAGGTGGTGGGCGTGGCCGGTGTCTGGAAGGACCTCACCGACAACGTGAACTGGATGGCGAGCAACCTCACCTCCCAGGTCCGCGGCATCGCCAAGGTGGTGACGGCGGTGGCCAACGGCGACCTCAAGCAGGAGCTTCGGGTGGAGGTGAAAGGCGAGATCGCCACCCTGGCCGACACCATCAACGGCATGACCAACACGCTGGCCACCTTCGCCGACCAGGTGACCAATGTCGCTCGTGAGGTCGGGGTGGAGGGCAAGCTGGGCGGCCAGGCGCGGGTGCCCGGGACCGCGGGCATCTGGCGGGATCTCACCGCCAACGTCAATCAGCTCGCCGCCAACCTGACGACCCAGGTGCGGGCCATCGCCGACGTGGCCACCGCTGTCACCAAGGGTGACCTGACCCGGTCGATCGCGGTGGAGGCCCTGGGCGAGGTGGCGGAGCTCAAGGACAACATCAACGAGATGATCCGCAACCTGCGCGACACGACCCGGAAGAACATGGAGCAGGACTGGCTCAAGACCAACCTGGCCAAGTTCAGCCGCATGCTGCAGGGTCAGCGAGACCTGGGGGCCGTGTCGCAGCTCATCCTCTCCGACCTGGCGCCGCTGGTCACCGCGCACCATGGGGCCTTCTACGTGGTCGACACCGCCGGCGAGCAGCCGACGCTCAAGCTCCTGGCCAACTACGCGTACAAGGATCGGAAGCAGGCGTCCACCGAGTTCCGCCTGGGCGAGGGGCTGGTGGGCCAGTGCGCCGTGGACCGGCGCATGCTGATGATCGGCCGGGTGCCGCCCGACTACGTCCAGATCAGCTCCGGCCTGGGCGAGGCGCCTCCCCGCAACATCGTGGTGCTGCCGGTGCTGTTCGAGGGCGAGGTCCGCGCCGTGCTGGAGCTGGCCACCTTCGACGAGTTCGACGAGATCCGGCTCACCTTCCTGGAGCAGCTGGCCGAGACCATCGGGATCGTGCTCAACACCATCGGCGCCAACATGCGGACCGAGGAGCTGCTCAAGCAGTCCCAGGCCCTCACCGAGAGCCTGCAGGCGCAGCAGGAGGCGCTCACCGAGACCAACAAGCGGCTGGAGCAGCAGACCCGCTCGCTGCAGAAGTCCGAGGAGCTGCTCAAGAAGCAGCAGGACGAGCTGCAGAAGACCAACGCGGAGCTGGAGGAGAAAGCCCAGCTGCTCTCCCGGGGCAAGACCGAGGTGGAGCTCAAGAACAAGGAGGTCGAGCAGGCCAAGGTGGCGCTGGAGGAGAAGGCCGAGCAGCTGGCCCTCATCTCGAAGTACAAGTCCGAGTTCCTGGCCAACATGTCGCACGAGCTCCGGACCCCGCTCAACAGCCTGCTCATCCTCTCCCAGATCCTCAGCGAGAACGCCGACGGCAATCTGACGACCAAGCAGGTCGGCTTCGCCCAGACCATCCACAGCTCCGGGTCCGACCTGCTGGATCTGATCAACGACATCCTGGACCTCTCCAAGATCGAGTCCGGCACCATGGCGGTGGACGTGACCGCCGTTCCATTCGGCGAGGTCCGCCGGTTCGTCGAGAGCACCTTCCGCCAGGTGGCGGACTTGAAGGGGTTGCAGTTCACCGTCGAGCTCGAGCCCGGCCTGCCGGCCGCCATCCAGACCGACACCAAGCGGCTGCAGCAGGTGCTCAAGAACCTGCTCTCCAACGCCTTCAAATTCACCGAGCGGGGCGGGGTGACCCTCCGCGCCAGCCTCGCCACCGGTGGGTGGAATCCGGAGCAGGAGATGCTCAACGGGGCCAATGCGGTGGTGGCGTTCTCGGTCACCGATACCGGCATCGGCATCCCCAAGGAGAAGCACGGAGTCATCTTCGAGGCGTTCCAGCAGGGTGATACCGGCACCAGCCGGAAGTACGGCGGCACCGGCCTCGGACTCTCGATCAGCCGGCAGATCACCCGGCTCCTGGGTGGTGAGATCCGGATCGAGAGCACCCCGGGCGCTGGAAGCACCTTCACCCTGTACCTGCCGTTGATCTATCCGGCGCAGCCGGTGCAGGCGCCGTCGCTGGACGGGGAGGGCGTCGGCGCCGTCGTCCCGACGGACAGCGAGGGGTTCAAGGGGGTGGCCTCCGCTCCCGCTCGCATCCCGCTCGCCCCCGTGGTGGAGCGGGCCATTCCCGATGACCGGGCCGTCATCGAGGACGGCGATCGGATCCTGCTGATCGCCGAGGACGACGCCAACTTCGCCCAGATTTTGCTCGACCTCGCGCGGGAACGGGGGTTCAAGGGACTGGTGGCCCAGCGCGCCGACCGCGCGCTCTCGTTGGCCCGCGAGTACCAGCCGACGGCGGTCACGCTCGACCTCCGCCTCCCCGATGCGGACGGATGGACCATTCTGGACCGGCTCAAGCACGATCCGGCCACCCGCCACATCCCGGTCCACATCATCTCGGTCGAGGAGAACTGGCAACGGGGTCTCCGGCTCGGCGCCATCGACTTCCTCACCAAGCCGGCCACCAGGGACTCGCTCTCCGACGCGCTGACCACCCTGCACGAGTTCGTCGATCGCCCGGTGAAGCGGCTGCTGGTGGTCGAAGACGACCAGGCGGCGCAGCAGAGTATCGTGGAGCTGATCGGCGATACCGACGTGCAGACCACCACGGCGAGCAGCGGGGAGGAGGCCCTGGCGGCACTGCAGGCCGGCCGGTTCGACTGCATGGTGCTCGACCTCGGTCTGCCCGACATGACCGGGTTCCAGCTGATCACCCGGGTCAAAGGCGAGATCGGGCTCCGCAAGCTGCCGACCGTCGTGTACACCGGCAAACAGCTCACCCGGCGGGAGGACGCGGAATTGCGGCGGCTGGCGGAATCGGTGGTCATCAAGGACGCCAACTCGCCCGAGCGGCTGCTGGACGAGACTTCACTGTTCCTGCACCGGGTCACCGCCAACCTACCCGAGGGGAAGCGCCGCATGCTGGAGCAGCTCCACCGGACCGACCCGATGCTCACCGGCCGCCGGGTGCTCATCGTCGACGACGACGTGCGCAACATCTTCGCCCTCACCACCTTCCTGGAGCGGAGCGAGATGCAGGTGCTGCACGCGGAGAGCGGGCGGGACGGTCTGGCGCGGCTGCAGGAGACGCCCGACATCGACGTAGTGCTGATGGATGTGATGATGCCGGAGATGGACGGGTACGAGACGATGCGAGCTATCCGGGAGATGCCCAAGGTTCGGAACCTCCCGATCATCGCGGTCACGGCCAAGGCGATGAAAGGCGACCGGGAGAAGTGCATCGAGGCCGGGGCGTCGGACTACATCGCCAAGCCGGTCGATATGGAGCAGCTCCTCTCCCTCCTCCGCGTCTGGCTTTACCGGTGA
- a CDS encoding response regulator, translating into MSALRPPAALPVAPAPAPAPAEDRVNILMVDDQPANLLALEAMLQELGQNLVHASSGREALKCVLSQDFAVILLDVKMPEMDGFETATLIRQRDKSRDTPIIFLTAADRSQTQAVRGYALGAVDYLVKPVVPEFVRSKVAVFVELAKKNALLQRQAQLLRQGEQEARDLAETRAELVRDLEHKNRELESFSYAVSHDLRAPLRRIDAFGRALEETQGERLDDAGRHFLGRVREASQQMMQLIDDVLYLSRVTRTELREQEVDLSGLVELLLDRMREAEPARAVEVKIRPGVVVGGDGQLLRIALENLLTNAWKFTANVPAPRVEFGTMQAGGETGYFVRDNGAGFDMAYVDRLFAPFQRLHRTSEFPGTGIGLATVQRIIHRHGGRVWAEGLVGQGATFYFTIARA; encoded by the coding sequence GTGAGCGCTCTCCGCCCGCCGGCCGCCCTGCCCGTGGCCCCGGCGCCCGCGCCGGCGCCGGCGGAGGACCGGGTGAACATCCTGATGGTGGACGACCAGCCGGCCAACCTGCTGGCGCTCGAGGCCATGCTGCAGGAGCTGGGACAGAACCTGGTCCACGCCAGCTCCGGCCGGGAGGCACTCAAGTGCGTCCTGAGCCAGGACTTTGCCGTCATTCTGCTGGACGTAAAGATGCCGGAGATGGACGGGTTCGAGACCGCGACCCTCATTCGGCAGCGGGACAAGTCGCGGGACACGCCCATCATCTTCCTCACCGCGGCCGACCGGAGTCAGACCCAGGCGGTCCGAGGCTACGCGCTTGGCGCGGTGGACTACCTGGTGAAGCCGGTCGTTCCCGAGTTCGTCCGGTCCAAGGTGGCCGTGTTCGTGGAGCTGGCCAAGAAGAACGCGCTACTCCAGCGCCAGGCGCAGCTGCTCCGCCAGGGCGAGCAGGAGGCACGCGACCTGGCCGAGACGCGGGCGGAGCTGGTGCGCGACCTGGAGCACAAGAACCGCGAGCTGGAGAGCTTCAGCTATGCGGTGTCCCACGACCTCCGCGCCCCGCTCCGGCGGATCGACGCCTTCGGCCGGGCGCTGGAGGAGACGCAGGGAGAGCGGTTGGACGACGCCGGGCGCCATTTCCTGGGGCGGGTCCGCGAGGCCAGCCAGCAGATGATGCAGCTGATCGACGACGTGCTCTACCTCTCCCGGGTCACTCGGACCGAGCTCCGGGAGCAGGAGGTGGACCTCAGCGGCCTGGTGGAGCTGCTGCTCGACCGCATGCGGGAGGCGGAGCCCGCGCGAGCGGTGGAGGTGAAGATCCGGCCCGGCGTCGTGGTGGGGGGAGACGGTCAGCTGCTGCGCATCGCGCTGGAGAACCTGCTCACGAACGCCTGGAAGTTCACCGCGAACGTGCCGGCCCCGCGGGTCGAGTTCGGGACCATGCAGGCGGGTGGGGAAACCGGGTACTTCGTGCGCGACAACGGGGCGGGCTTCGACATGGCGTACGTCGATCGCCTGTTCGCACCGTTCCAGCGCCTGCACCGCACCAGCGAGTTTCCCGGCACCGGCATCGGACTTGCCACGGTGCAGCGGATCATCCACCGGCACGGCGGGCGGGTCTGGGCCGAAGGGCTGGTGGGGCAGGGCGCCACCTTCTACTTCACCATCGCCCGCGCCTGA
- a CDS encoding response regulator: MTQPDPVNQFHRTERPVDGYTVLVVDDEEAVRRLAVRMLTWTGYQALEARHGREALVTIEQHNGPIHLVLTDIKMPGMSGRELGRHVERRWPGKPILYMSGFPSEVFQGGLLEAGAPFLAKPFTQEDLAAKVRELLEGPVNSGGSAGSDGPERRRSPG; encoded by the coding sequence ATGACTCAGCCGGACCCGGTGAACCAGTTCCACCGTACCGAACGTCCGGTCGACGGGTACACGGTGCTGGTGGTCGACGACGAGGAAGCGGTGCGCCGGCTGGCGGTCCGGATGCTGACCTGGACCGGCTATCAGGCGCTGGAAGCGCGGCACGGGCGGGAGGCGCTGGTCACCATCGAGCAACACAACGGGCCGATCCACCTGGTGCTCACCGACATCAAGATGCCGGGGATGAGCGGGCGGGAACTCGGACGTCACGTCGAACGACGCTGGCCCGGCAAGCCCATCCTTTACATGTCCGGCTTCCCGTCGGAGGTGTTTCAGGGCGGGCTGCTCGAGGCCGGCGCGCCCTTCCTCGCCAAGCCGTTCACCCAGGAAGACCTCGCCGCCAAGGTGCGGGAGCTGCTGGAGGGTCCTGTCAACTCTGGCGGCTCAGCCGGATCCGATGGCCCTGAGAGGCGAAGGTCACCTGGTTGA
- a CDS encoding glycosyltransferase, which yields MRIICPTYWYPQHATDTQATYVHDINRHLARRGHSVTVVTPGNQSLPASESFDGVKVIRFPMELPADLTYGRVAQTRVNYLGKIARVVVMSHYLQEQYRATMAAAREHQADVIHAHWAIPTGPAAVRVAQRLRIPSVITMHGGDVYVNPEQGYDFPTRWYVRPALRWTLRKADALTAITEDCRQHALRAGAPASSIRLVFNGTDLGRFSPVEHGNGAADPRFGAHMVFACRQLFPRKGIRFLIEAAAQLKPRFPDLKVVVAGDGFERPELVRLAAELGIAADVTFLGWVPNTELPSYYRAAALSVIPSLEEGFGIPAAEAMGCETPVVASDAGGLPEVVEDGVTGLVVPRGNSAALAAAIGSLLADPERRMRMGQAGRERALRLFDWDRTAAQFEEIYREVGAGARR from the coding sequence TTGCGTATCATCTGCCCGACCTATTGGTATCCGCAGCACGCGACGGACACGCAGGCCACGTACGTCCACGACATCAACCGGCACCTGGCTCGGCGGGGGCATTCGGTCACGGTGGTGACCCCCGGCAACCAGTCGCTGCCCGCCTCCGAGAGCTTCGACGGGGTGAAGGTCATCCGGTTTCCCATGGAGCTCCCGGCCGATCTCACCTACGGCCGGGTGGCCCAGACCCGGGTGAACTACCTCGGCAAGATCGCCCGCGTCGTGGTGATGAGTCACTATCTCCAGGAGCAGTACCGCGCCACCATGGCGGCCGCCCGGGAGCACCAGGCCGACGTCATCCATGCGCATTGGGCGATTCCCACCGGGCCGGCGGCCGTCCGGGTGGCGCAACGGCTCCGGATTCCCTCGGTGATCACCATGCACGGAGGGGATGTCTACGTGAACCCCGAGCAGGGGTACGATTTCCCCACCCGCTGGTACGTCCGCCCCGCGTTGCGCTGGACCCTCCGGAAGGCGGACGCGCTCACCGCGATCACCGAGGACTGCCGGCAGCATGCGCTCCGCGCCGGCGCGCCGGCAAGCTCGATCCGGCTGGTCTTCAACGGCACCGACCTGGGCCGCTTCAGCCCCGTCGAGCATGGGAACGGCGCGGCCGACCCGCGCTTCGGCGCTCACATGGTCTTCGCCTGCCGGCAGCTCTTTCCCCGGAAGGGCATCCGGTTTCTCATCGAGGCCGCGGCCCAGCTCAAGCCGCGGTTCCCCGATCTCAAGGTCGTCGTGGCCGGCGATGGTTTCGAGCGGCCGGAGCTGGTACGGCTGGCGGCCGAGCTGGGGATCGCGGCCGACGTGACCTTCCTCGGCTGGGTCCCCAACACCGAGCTGCCCAGCTACTACCGGGCCGCGGCGCTGTCGGTGATACCTTCGCTGGAGGAGGGTTTCGGTATTCCGGCGGCGGAGGCGATGGGCTGCGAGACGCCGGTCGTCGCCAGTGATGCCGGCGGCCTGCCCGAGGTGGTCGAGGACGGGGTCACCGGCCTGGTGGTCCCCCGCGGCAACAGCGCCGCGCTCGCCGCGGCCATCGGCTCGCTGCTGGCCGATCCGGAGCGCCGCATGCGAATGGGGCAGGCGGGACGGGAGCGCGCGTTGCGGTTGTTCGACTGGGATCGCACCGCGGCGCAGTTCGAGGAGATCTATCGTGAAGTGGGAGCCGGGGCACGCCGGTGA
- the wecB gene encoding UDP-N-acetylglucosamine 2-epimerase (non-hydrolyzing), with amino-acid sequence MIRVLSVFGTRPEAIKMAPVVRALQAAPGRFESLVCVSAQHREMLDQVLSVFGLQADHDLDLMTRGQTPAEITARVLEGLPRLLRRVRPDILLVQGDTMTSFAGAFAAYLERIPSGHVEAGLRTGDRWQPFPEEMNRVLTTRLASIHFAPTAQAHDQLLAEGVPADDVHLTGNTVIDALLQTVRPDYRFRTPALEGLDSGRRLVLITTHRRESFGAPLRSTCAAVRELACRFPDLQFVLPVHPNPEVKGTVEELLREVPGMHLIDPVDYVEFVHLMARSHLILTDSGGVQEEAPTLGKPVLVLREVTERPEGVAAGTAVVVGTDQTRIVAVASELLTSAAAYDRMANAVNPYGDGHASERITQALADRFG; translated from the coding sequence ATGATCCGGGTCTTGAGCGTCTTCGGCACCAGGCCGGAGGCCATCAAGATGGCGCCGGTGGTGCGCGCGCTCCAGGCGGCCCCCGGCCGGTTCGAGAGCCTGGTCTGCGTGTCGGCCCAGCACCGCGAGATGTTGGATCAGGTGCTCAGCGTCTTCGGTCTCCAGGCCGATCACGACCTCGATCTGATGACGCGCGGCCAGACGCCGGCCGAGATCACCGCACGGGTGCTCGAGGGCCTTCCGCGGCTGCTCCGCCGGGTTCGCCCCGACATTCTGCTGGTCCAGGGCGACACCATGACCAGCTTCGCCGGGGCGTTCGCGGCGTATCTCGAGCGGATCCCTTCCGGGCACGTGGAGGCGGGGCTCCGCACGGGCGACCGCTGGCAGCCGTTTCCCGAAGAGATGAACCGGGTGCTCACCACCCGTCTCGCGAGCATCCACTTTGCCCCCACGGCCCAGGCCCATGACCAGCTGCTCGCGGAGGGCGTGCCGGCGGATGACGTGCACCTCACGGGCAACACGGTCATCGACGCGCTGCTGCAGACGGTCCGGCCGGACTACCGCTTTCGGACGCCGGCGCTCGAGGGGCTGGATTCCGGGCGGCGGCTGGTGCTGATCACGACGCACCGGCGCGAGAGCTTCGGCGCGCCGCTCCGCTCCACCTGTGCGGCCGTCCGGGAGCTGGCCTGCCGCTTTCCCGACCTGCAGTTCGTGCTTCCGGTCCATCCCAATCCCGAGGTCAAAGGGACGGTGGAGGAGCTGCTCCGCGAGGTGCCCGGAATGCATCTGATCGATCCGGTAGACTACGTGGAGTTCGTTCACCTGATGGCGCGGTCCCACCTGATCCTGACCGACAGTGGTGGCGTCCAGGAGGAAGCCCCCACGCTCGGAAAGCCCGTCCTGGTGCTTCGGGAGGTGACCGAGCGTCCCGAGGGGGTGGCGGCCGGAACGGCCGTGGTGGTGGGCACCGACCAGACGCGCATCGTCGCGGTGGCGAGCGAGCTCCTGACCTCGGCGGCCGCCTACGACCGGATGGCCAACGCGGTGAATCCCTACGGGGACGGCCACGCCAGCGAGCGGATTACCCAAGCACTCGCGGACCGGTTCGGATGA
- a CDS encoding NAD(P)-dependent oxidoreductase produces MRLLVTGGTGFIGSHLAEEGRRRGAEVAVLGLTDRPEERANADRLAKQGVEVIPGSITDAELCGRAVRGATHIFHLAVAMREGGKTDEFFEAVNLEGTRRLLGAAAEGRVERFVYCSTIGIYGHRVPGVTREDSPLAPGNVYERTKVAAERMVRELAPPRGLPFVILRPADVYGPRDHRLLKLFGGVSRGRFPLFGSGDGRRHMIYVDDVVSAFFLACERPEALGEALILAGPHPCTLRELIELVRRETGVARFGIRLPLAPMLALSAAVEDACRLLHLDPPIYRRRMDFFRSDSEFDTSRARRVLGWAPKVELPDGVRRTLEDYRRSGALG; encoded by the coding sequence ATGAGGTTGTTGGTCACCGGGGGCACCGGATTCATCGGGTCCCATCTGGCGGAGGAAGGGCGGCGACGCGGGGCTGAGGTGGCGGTGCTCGGTCTGACCGACCGCCCGGAAGAGCGCGCCAACGCCGACCGCCTTGCGAAGCAGGGCGTCGAGGTGATCCCGGGAAGCATCACCGACGCCGAGCTCTGCGGCCGTGCGGTCCGCGGGGCCACCCACATCTTCCATCTCGCCGTCGCGATGCGGGAAGGCGGCAAGACGGACGAGTTCTTCGAGGCGGTGAATCTCGAGGGAACCCGCCGGCTGCTGGGGGCCGCGGCGGAAGGGCGGGTAGAGCGGTTCGTGTACTGCAGCACGATCGGGATCTACGGGCATCGGGTGCCGGGCGTCACTCGGGAAGACTCGCCGCTCGCCCCGGGCAACGTGTACGAGCGGACCAAGGTGGCCGCCGAGCGGATGGTGCGCGAGCTGGCGCCGCCACGCGGTCTGCCGTTCGTGATCCTTCGGCCCGCCGATGTCTACGGCCCGCGGGACCACCGGCTGCTCAAGCTCTTCGGGGGTGTGAGCCGGGGCAGGTTCCCGCTCTTCGGCTCGGGCGACGGACGCCGTCACATGATCTACGTGGACGATGTCGTGTCGGCTTTCTTCCTGGCGTGCGAGCGGCCTGAGGCGCTGGGCGAGGCGCTCATTCTGGCCGGGCCGCACCCCTGCACCCTGCGGGAGCTGATCGAGCTGGTGCGCCGGGAGACCGGCGTTGCGCGGTTCGGCATCCGGCTGCCCCTCGCCCCGATGCTGGCATTGTCGGCCGCGGTCGAGGATGCCTGCCGGCTGCTTCACCTGGATCCCCCGATCTACCGGCGGCGCATGGATTTCTTCCGCTCCGACTCGGAGTTCGACACCTCGCGCGCGCGACGAGTGCTTGGCTGGGCGCCGAAGGTGGAGCTGCCGGACGGGGTGCGGAGAACCTTGGAGGACTACAGGCGATCGGGGGCGTTGGGGTAG